A genomic stretch from Salvelinus namaycush isolate Seneca chromosome 25, SaNama_1.0, whole genome shotgun sequence includes:
- the LOC120020533 gene encoding C-C motif chemokine 20-like, which produces MAQMRAPVIVLLVLLALGLFAKETSAAKQPRHRRGCCESYTLRKIPFAVIEGYTLQTISETCRIFAIRFHTEKGKDVCADPDKNWVKEHVTRLGTKAAHIKTSQAKSNNVITTIRGGLRI; this is translated from the exons ATGGCCCAGATGAGAGCCCCTGTGATTGTACTGCTGGTGCTACTGGCTTTGGGGCTCTTTGCTAAGGAAACTTCTGCAGCTAAACAAC CACGGCATAGGAGAGGATGCTGTGAGAGTTATACTCTTCGTAAAATACCTTTCGCAGTTATCGAAGGCTATACACTACAGACCATATCAGAAACCTGCCGTATCTTTGCCATCAG GTTCCACACTGAAAAGGGTAAGGATGTGTGTGCAGACCCTGACAAGAACTGGGTGAAAGAGCACGTCACCCGACTGGG GACCAAAGCGGCTCACATCAAGACCTCACAGGCCAAATCCAACAATGTCATCACAACTATCAGAGGGGGACTCAGGATATAA